The Egicoccus sp. AB-alg6-2 region GCGACGACGTCCGCCGCGTCGACTGGACCGCCACCGCCCGCGCCGGCCACCCGGTCGTGCGGACCTTCCGGGCCGAGCGCAACCAGCAGGTGCTGGCGCTGCTGGACAGTGGACGGCTCAGCGCCGCACTGGTCGACGGCGTGCCTCGCCTCGACCACGCCATGGACGCGCTCCTCGCGCTGGCCACCATCGCGGCCCGCTCGGGCGACCGCACCGGCATGCTCGCGTTCGGGGCCGAGGTGCGCGCCGTCGTGCCGCCCCGCGGTGACCGCGGTCATCTCCGTCGCCTGTCGACCGCCATGCACGCCCTGCAGCCGGAACTGGCGGAGAGCGACTACGGCGCGGCGTTCCGGACCGCCCTGGGACGGTTTCCCAGCCAGGCGACCCTGGTGCTGTTCACCGAGCTCGGCGCCGAGGCCGTCGAGGAACAGCTGCTCCCGGCGCTGCCCCTGCTCACCCGTCGCCACGCGGTGACCGTGGTGGCCGTCCGCGATCCCGCCCTGCAGCGCGCCCGGACGATGGTGGCGAGGACCGTCGACGACGCCTACCGGACCGCGGCCGCTGCCGCGATCGCCGCGCAACGGGCACGCACGGCGTCGCTGCTCCGTCGCTGCGGGGTCCAGGTGGTGGATGCCGTTCCCACCGACCTCGCCGGCGCCGTCGCCGACGCCTACCTCGAGACCAAGGCGCGCGGCCGCTGAGCCGTGCCGTCGGCCGCAAGCGCCTCGTCGTCCAGGCCCGCGCGCACCTCGCCGTAGGCGCCCGTCCGCCCGAGCCGAGCCGCGCGTGGGCCGAGGACCCCGACGTAGGCCACGAACGCTGCCCAGACCAGGGCGCCGGTACCGACCCGGGCCCACGCCGGCAGGGGGGCCGGGGTCACGTATCCCTCGAGCAGTCCGGCCACCAGGAACACCAGCACCAGCCCGAGCACGATGACCACGGATCGGCGGCCCTCCTCGGCCAGGGCGTCACGACGCGGGCGGTCGCCGGGTGCGACCACCGCCCAGCCGAGCTGCAGCCCGGCCCCCCCGGCGACGAACACCGCCGTCAGCTCGAGCAGTCCGTGCGGCAGGATCAGGCTCCAGAAGCGGCCGGCCTCGCCGGCGGCATGGAACAGTCCGGCGGCGGCGCCCACGTTGAGCCCGTTGAACAGCAGGATGGCGAGGGTCGGCACGCCCGCGGCGATGCCGCTGCCGAACGCCAGCGCGCCGACGCCGGCGTTGTTGGTGAACACCCGCGCGGCGAAGGTCGTGCCGGGCTCCGAGGAGTAGTAGGCCTCGAACTCCTCCTCGAGGTAGCTCTGCCGGGCCGCTTCGGGCATGGCGGCCTCGTAGGCGGCGGGACTGTTGGCGAGCCAGACCGCCACGGCGACGAACCCGGCGACGAACACCAGCGTGGCGACGGCGATGGCGCGGCGGGCGTGCCACACGGCGGCCGGGAAGGTCTCGCGCACGGCCGTGACGAACGTGGCCACGGTCCGTGGACGTGAGCCGTGGACGACGGCCGCGGACCGGCCGACGAGGGCGCTCAACCGCGATGACAGGCCAGGGTCGCGGTAGCGGGTCCGGACGGCGGCGAGCTGGCTGGAGACCCGCAGGTGCAGCCGCACCAGCTCGTCCAGCTCGGGATCGGAGAGCCGGCCCACCCCCCGGGAGCCGCGGCGCGCGAGCTCGTCCAGCCGGTCCCAGGTCGGCTGGTTGGTCCTGATGTAGGTGTCGATGTCCGTGGCGGTCCCGGATCCTCGGAGGTGACCTCGTCGCGTCAGCTACCGTCCGAGCCGGAGTCTAGGAGACCGAACGTGACTGCCCAGCCGGGTCCGGTGCGGACCGTCACCCCCGAGGGCGTCGAACTCGACCTCGAGTACGCGACCGTCGGCTCGCGCGGTATCGCCTACCTGCTCGACGTGGTGATCGTCGGTTGCCTGCTGGCGCTGGTCGGCGTCGCCGAGGCCACCTTCGGGGTCAGCGGGTTCGTCCCGGGCTGGCTCGGGCTCGCGCTGCTGCTGTTGTTCGCCTTCATGCTGCAGTTCGGGTATCCGATCGCCTTCGAGACGCTCTGGCGCGGACGCACGCCGGGGAAGGCGGCCATGGGGCTGCGCGTCGTCACGACCGAGGGGGCCCCGGTGGGCCTGCGCCACGCCGCGGTCCGTGCGGTGGTCGGCCTGCTCGAGCTGTGGCCGACCGCCGGGATCCCGGCGATGGTCACCTCCATCCTCACCGCACGGGGCCAGCGCCTGGGGGACCTGGCCGCCGGCACCGTCGTCCTGCGGGTGCAGCGGGCCTCTCGTGCGCCGGTGGCCCACGAGTTCCGTCCGCCGCCGGGTCTCGAGGCCTACACCGCCCGCCTGGACGTGACCCGGCTCGGTACCCACGACTACGGCACCGTGCGCGACACGCTGGTCCGGCTGGAAGAGCTGGCGCCCCACGCGCGTCGCGAGGTCGCCGAGGCCGTCGCCAACCGCCTCCTCGACCGGGTCGGTCCGCCGCCGCCGCCCGACGTGCCCGCCGACGTCTGGCTCGCCTGCGTGGCTGCCGCCGTCCACCTGCGCCGGCGATCGTCCGCCGGTGGGGCGCCGGCTCCGCGCGCTGTCGGCGAACGCCCGACCGCCACGCCGGCCTTCGTCGACCGCGCGAACCAGCCAACGGCCGACGCACCGACGCCGCCTTCCGATGCACCTTCGCCACCCGCCCCGTCGCCGTTCGCGCCGCCCGACTAGGGACGAGCTGTCGCTTCGTCGTTCAAGCGACACATCGACAAAGCGGGAACCGTGCCCGGCTCGGCACACGCGGGGCCCCGGGCGGGCGCCGCTACGCTTCGACGTCCGCGCCGCCGCCGGAAACCCAGTCCCGAAAGTCGGCTCCGTCCCATGGCCTACCAGGTGAAGCTCGAGGTCTTCGAGGGGCCGTTCGACCTGCTCCTGCAGTTGATCTCGCGGCGCAAGCTGGATGTCACCGAGGTGGACCTGGCCGACATCACGGCCGACTTCCTCGCCCACCTCGAACGGGGGATCGAGGATCTCGACCTCGAGACGGCGACCCGATTCCTCGTCGTCGCCGCGACGCTGATCGAGCTGAAGGCGGCGCGCCTGCTCCCGCGTGAGGAACGCGACGAGCTCGAGGACCTGCTCGGCGACGCGCGCGACCTGCTCTACGCCCGGCTGCTGGAGTACCGCGCCTTCCGTGACGTCGCCCGCATCTT contains the following coding sequences:
- a CDS encoding DUF58 domain-containing protein; amino-acid sequence: MTTVPAVPHGTPGVRDAPVPAGFSRDWWSGTVPFPTLRAAAVLAVAVPLLWLAPVTIPFWVPLVVVALAVAADACLTPAPWRIGVDRELPTTVALGTDSELAWRVRNPVARAVTVELADELVPSLGAGSRRTRMTVPPSGRRRVTTRLAPTRRGTFTPTRVTVRVVGGLGLGQRQADRSLPGHLEVHPGFRSRAAAELRVRRHRVLDEGLRAIRARGAGTQFDTLRDYVEGDDVRRVDWTATARAGHPVVRTFRAERNQQVLALLDSGRLSAALVDGVPRLDHAMDALLALATIAARSGDRTGMLAFGAEVRAVVPPRGDRGHLRRLSTAMHALQPELAESDYGAAFRTALGRFPSQATLVLFTELGAEAVEEQLLPALPLLTRRHAVTVVAVRDPALQRARTMVARTVDDAYRTAAAAAIAAQRARTASLLRRCGVQVVDAVPTDLAGAVADAYLETKARGR
- a CDS encoding stage II sporulation protein M, producing MGRLSDPELDELVRLHLRVSSQLAAVRTRYRDPGLSSRLSALVGRSAAVVHGSRPRTVATFVTAVRETFPAAVWHARRAIAVATLVFVAGFVAVAVWLANSPAAYEAAMPEAARQSYLEEEFEAYYSSEPGTTFAARVFTNNAGVGALAFGSGIAAGVPTLAILLFNGLNVGAAAGLFHAAGEAGRFWSLILPHGLLELTAVFVAGGAGLQLGWAVVAPGDRPRRDALAEEGRRSVVIVLGLVLVFLVAGLLEGYVTPAPLPAWARVGTGALVWAAFVAYVGVLGPRAARLGRTGAYGEVRAGLDDEALAADGTAQRPRALVSR
- a CDS encoding RDD family protein, producing the protein MTAQPGPVRTVTPEGVELDLEYATVGSRGIAYLLDVVIVGCLLALVGVAEATFGVSGFVPGWLGLALLLLFAFMLQFGYPIAFETLWRGRTPGKAAMGLRVVTTEGAPVGLRHAAVRAVVGLLELWPTAGIPAMVTSILTARGQRLGDLAAGTVVLRVQRASRAPVAHEFRPPPGLEAYTARLDVTRLGTHDYGTVRDTLVRLEELAPHARREVAEAVANRLLDRVGPPPPPDVPADVWLACVAAAVHLRRRSSAGGAPAPRAVGERPTATPAFVDRANQPTADAPTPPSDAPSPPAPSPFAPPD